CCAAGGACACCAGCCCGAAGTACACCTGCCACTGATGTACCTGGCGACCACAGGCCGCCCGGACACGCCGGCCCGGCCCCGCTCCGGCGGGGCGGGCCGGCGCGTCCCGGGCACCGTCCTCGCACTCGGCGCGGTCAGCCTCGTCACCGACATCTCCTCCGAGATGGTCACGGCGGTGCTCCCGCTCTACCTGGTCCTCGGGCTGGGTCTCTCACCCCTCCAATTCGGCTTCCTGGACGGCCTCTTCAATGGGGTCACCGCACTCGTGCGGCTGCTCGGCGGACACGCCGCCGACCGCGGCCACCGGCACAAACGCGTCGCCGGGACCGGCTACGCCCTCTCCGCCTGCTCCCGGCTCGGCCTGCTCCTCGCCGGTGGCGCCACCGCCGGGATCGCCGCCGCCCTGGCCACCGACCGGATCGGCAAGGGCATCCGGACGGCCCCGCGCGACGCGCTCATCACGCTGAGCAGCCCGCCCGACGCACTGGGCCGCTCCTTCGGCGTGCACCGGGCCATGGACACCACCGGCGCCCTGCTCGGCCCGCTCGCCGCGTTCGCCCTGCTGTGGGCGACGGCCGGGGCCTACGACGCGGTGTTCGTCGTCAGCTTCTGCGTCGGCCTGCTGGGTGTCCTGCTCCTCGTCCTGTACGTGCCCGCGGACCGCCCGGCGCCGCGCGCACGCCCGGCCCCGCGCAAGGCTCCACACTCCGCTCGCCGCACCGTCGCCGCCTTCGCGGCGCTCCGCGACCCCGCCTTCCGGCGCATCCTCGCGGCCGCCGCCCTGCTCGGCGCCGCCACCATCGGCGACGCCTTCGTCTACCTGCTGCTCCAGCGCCGACTCGGCCTGCCCGTCGGCTGGTTCCCGCTGCTGCCGCTCGGCGGCGCCGCCGCCTACCTGCTGCTCGCCGTCCCGGCGGGCCGGATCGCGGACCGGTCCGGGCGCCGCCTCCCCTTCCTGGCCGGGCACTTCGCCCTGCTCGCCGTGTACGCCGCCCTGCTCGTCCCGGCCGACGGCATCCCCGCCCCGCTCCTGCTGGTCCCCGTCCTCGCCCTGCTCGGCGCCTTCTACGCGACCACCGACGGGGTGCTGATGGCCTTCGCCGGGCCCGTACTGCCCGCCGACGGCACGGCGGGCGCACTGGCCCTGCTCCAGAGCGGCCAGGCGCTGGCCCGCATGCTGGCGGGCGTGGGATTCGGGGCCGCCTGGACGGTGTGGGGGCCGGAGCCCGCCCTGTGGGCGGCGATCGCGCTCCTGTGCGCCGCCCTCGCGGGCGCCCGGCTCCTGCTGCCGCCCGCCTTCCCCGCTCCCCGACCACCCGTCCCCGAAGGCACCGACCCCGAGAGGCGCACCGCATGACCGACCGAGCCGGGCACCCCGCGCCCGCGACCCCCCTGGGCCCCCGGGCCCGTACCGCGATCGCGGTGAGCGCCGTACTGGTGCTCGCGGGCGGCGCCACCGGCTACGTCCTGCACGCCGGACACCGGCCCGCCGCCCAAGTGGCGGCGGCGGACGCCTCGTTCACCCTGACCGGTCCCGCGCTGTACTTCCGCGACCCCGCCACCGGCCGCGTCGCGCACCGGCCGCTGTCCGGATCCCCCGACTCCCCCGACGCCCGCGTCACCGGAGGCCCCTCCTGCGACCGGTTCTACGCCGCCGCGGACACGGCGCTCTGCCTGCGGGCCGAGCCGGGGGTGCTGCCGAAGACGTACGCGATCGTGCTCGACCGGCAGCTGCGCGAGGTCCGCCGGGTCACGGTGCCGGGCGTCCCCAACCGGGCCCGGGTCTCCGCCTCGGGCCGGATGCTCTCCTGGACGGTCTTCGCGAGCGGGGACTCGTACGCCACCAGCGCCTTCTCCACCCGGACCGCGATCCTCGACCTGCGTACCGGCTACCTCGTCACGTCCATGGAGCAGATCCCCCTCACCCTCGACGGCGCCCGCTACCACGCCCCCGACGTCAACTTCTGGGGGGTGACCTTCGCCCGCGACGACAATCGCTTCTACGCGACCGTCTCCACCCAGGGCCGCACCCACCTCGTCGAGGGCGACATGGGGAAGTGGTCGGCGCGCGTGCTGCGCGAGAACGCCGAGTGCCCCTCGCTCTCGCCCGACAACACCCGGATCGCCTTCAAGAAGAAGGTGTCCGGCGATCCGGCCGCACCCTGGCGCCTGTACGTCCTCGACCTGCGGACGATGCGGGAGACCCCGCTCGCGGAGACGCGCAGCGTCGACGACCAGGCGGCCTGGCTGGACGACGACACGGTCGCCTACGCCCTGCCGGGAGCGGAGGGCCGGCCCAGCGACATCTGGACGGCCCCCGCGGACGGCGGCGGCGCCCCCCGGCTGACCGTCCCGAACGGCTCCTCACCAGCGGCGCTGCACTGACCGGGCCCCCTTCCGGGAGCCGTGAGCGCCGTCTAGATTGGGCCGGGCCGCCGCGCCCTCATCCGAGGGTCCGCCCTACCGAGGACGAGCCTTGCATCCCGACGACGAGCCGGTCTTCATCCGCAGCAAGTGGGGGCCGAGGGGCCGCTACTACTGCAACCCCCGCAATCCCATCGGGCTGGCCCTGATCGTCATCACCCTGCTCGTCGTGGGGATCGGGATGATCCTCATGTCCAGCCATACGGGCCCGTTCGCACCGGATCCCGCGCCCACCTCGACCTCGACGCCCGTGACCCCGCCCGGCTTCGACCAGTTCTTGCCGTCCCCCTACGTCAGCGCGACGGCGCCCTGACGGCGCCCGGGGCAGGGTTCAGCTGGCGGAGCCCGCCGCCGAACCCGTCGCGAGGTCCGTGCCCCAGCGCGCGATCGCGGCGGGCAGGTCGAGCGCGCCCGAGCGCAGGTCGGAGTCCGCGCCGGGCCAGTCCTCGCGCGGGACGCGCCACATCAGCTCGAACTCGTTGCCGTCCGGGTCCTTGGCGTAGAAGGACTTCGAGACCAGGTGGTCCGTGGCCCCGACCAGTGCGCCCAGCTCGGTGAGCTTGCGCCCCAGCTCCGCCAGCTCGCCCAGCGTCCCGACCTCCCAGGCCAGGTGGTAGAGGCCGACCCGCCCCTGCTCGGGACCGGGCGCGTCGGCGCCGATCGCGAACAGGCCGAGGTCGTGATCGTTGAGGC
This is a stretch of genomic DNA from Streptomyces sp. NBC_00536. It encodes these proteins:
- a CDS encoding MFS transporter, yielding MYLATTGRPDTPARPRSGGAGRRVPGTVLALGAVSLVTDISSEMVTAVLPLYLVLGLGLSPLQFGFLDGLFNGVTALVRLLGGHAADRGHRHKRVAGTGYALSACSRLGLLLAGGATAGIAAALATDRIGKGIRTAPRDALITLSSPPDALGRSFGVHRAMDTTGALLGPLAAFALLWATAGAYDAVFVVSFCVGLLGVLLLVLYVPADRPAPRARPAPRKAPHSARRTVAAFAALRDPAFRRILAAAALLGAATIGDAFVYLLLQRRLGLPVGWFPLLPLGGAAAYLLLAVPAGRIADRSGRRLPFLAGHFALLAVYAALLVPADGIPAPLLLVPVLALLGAFYATTDGVLMAFAGPVLPADGTAGALALLQSGQALARMLAGVGFGAAWTVWGPEPALWAAIALLCAALAGARLLLPPAFPAPRPPVPEGTDPERRTA
- a CDS encoding TolB family protein: MTDRAGHPAPATPLGPRARTAIAVSAVLVLAGGATGYVLHAGHRPAAQVAAADASFTLTGPALYFRDPATGRVAHRPLSGSPDSPDARVTGGPSCDRFYAAADTALCLRAEPGVLPKTYAIVLDRQLREVRRVTVPGVPNRARVSASGRMLSWTVFASGDSYATSAFSTRTAILDLRTGYLVTSMEQIPLTLDGARYHAPDVNFWGVTFARDDNRFYATVSTQGRTHLVEGDMGKWSARVLRENAECPSLSPDNTRIAFKKKVSGDPAAPWRLYVLDLRTMRETPLAETRSVDDQAAWLDDDTVAYALPGAEGRPSDIWTAPADGGGAPRLTVPNGSSPAALH
- a CDS encoding VOC family protein, with the translated sequence MSVRRLNHAVLWIREVERSVAFYTDVFGFQVDHLIPGRAAFLSAPGSLNDHDLGLFAIGADAPGPEQGRVGLYHLAWEVGTLGELAELGRKLTELGALVGATDHLVSKSFYAKDPDGNEFELMWRVPREDWPGADSDLRSGALDLPAAIARWGTDLATGSAAGSAS